The following are encoded together in the Gasterosteus aculeatus chromosome 7, fGasAcu3.hap1.1, whole genome shotgun sequence genome:
- the heatr6 gene encoding HEAT repeat-containing protein 6, translating into MAAQPAPSAAGSASRGVVPVFPAVVLSAEAAPFTPLGPDGWRLGSPSDVEKQFSRCAAKLRALRADSGQLKEELNLLLDQLLSENYNKTLEPNVNIRPEDVCSLLKHVSCLVPLSQEHLVIKLCQLVHHLLNQLKVIMEERTLDVLLDYTTSALKVCSTWTHSDVLLALSTIVYGNGPQCHKHLRDLLGEDGVLLRYSSPSQPNIELRHVALTCMANICLRIPGQASLDDQYRSVSFRVFLKTLQSPKPPNIDELFYCMVIQAALKGLQCCLSGGKWKFVGEELGSVLAALKRLMFQGTPGVSVEWPTVLYPAPLPQYEGLSAPKPAELAKSSELPSDAPVSGKTSGNKKRKSKGKGKKTSSEESRVDDGEEDIRDTVPALQKGGGREGGRGEGESLSKPSGPSFYPSWKRASSDSEFSDPEGSAQSKLRLYNGRLRQGALHCLLAVVKGVEKRTLYGYWSSFMPDSPIGGPPPLTLVTIILKDPSPKVRACALQVLSSMLDGSRQFLAVAEDTASPRKSYTPFSFLLAAAVRELHRSLTLALLAETSPQTLTQVIKCLAYLVANAPYHRLRPGLLSPLWKQMRPYVRNRDVNVRVSVLTLYGALVTTQAPLPEVQLLLQQPEGSSSSSSSGSGSFTQQDSALSWRQRDGMSTPPTPVKPSLRTSRTHSPQVVRTPEEADSSAPPWLLQLCLSLVTQPREDQSDSEGAGTGAALEPSPVRLEALQVMSHLVRGYFSLAQASLCEIGQVSARCVRETDPSIQLHGTKLLEELGTGIIQQYRAENNEAVRVPMSQVVVFWSDVLSGPLNGALQSEQHPTLQTSACDALSSILPQAFAQLPDKTQLMCVTVLLGLTYSENYLVKTAAVRALGVYILFPCLREDVMFVADTANTILAALDDRSPNVRAKAAWSLGNLTDTLIANMETVGVDFQEELSDMLLLKMLQAATRASADKDRVKSNAVRAIGNLLHFLRQSQLTRSAFQRPLEDAVLALVKTVQSEATMKVRWNACYALGNAFRNPALPLDSAPWSCDAFSSLCHVVSSCKNFKVRIKSAAALAIPANRGCYGDPERFICVWRSLAKALENSEDTNDFFEYRYSASLRHTLSHALLHLLSVSQSQDMPSLGASLAGEEGRGIKEHLIRYLRAEEGGGEGAEGEKETGGDSFTPQQRVGGLQRTLNRLKELEAEGEGGGDEATSKEMVVHFLEDLLKTCEEL; encoded by the exons ATGGCGGCTCAACCCGCACCGTCGGCTGCGGGTAGCGCGAGCCGCGGCGTCGTCCCCGTGTTCCCCGCGGTGGTTCTGTCCGCGGAGGCCGCGCCGTTCACCCCGCTCGGGCCCGACGGCTGGCGGCTCGGCTCGCCTTCGGACGTGGAGAAACAGTTCTCCCGCTGCGCGGCGAAGCTTCGGGCGCTTCGAGCCGACTCCGGccagctgaaggaggagctcaACCTGTTGTTGGACCAGCTTTTGTCCGAAAACTACAACAAAACTCTCGAGCCCAACGTCAACATCCGACCAGAG GATGTGTGCAGTCTGCTGAAACATGTCAGCTGTCTTGTGCCGCTGAGTCAAGAGCATCTAGTCATCAAACTGTGTCAGCTGGTTCATCATCTACTCAATCAGCTAAAG GTAATAATGGAAGAGCGGACCTTGGATGTATTATTAGACTATACCACCAGTGCACTGAAAGTTTGCAGTACATGGACACACTCGGATGTCCTCCTGGCACTGTCTACTATAGTGTACGGCAATGGACCGCAGTGCCACAAG CATCTCCGTGACCTGCTGGGAGAAGATGGAGTCCTCCTGCGGTATAGTTCTCCATCACAGCCAAATATAGAGTTACGCCATGTTGCTCTCACCTGCATGGCCAACATCTGTCTGAG GATCCCTGGTCAGGCTTCTTTGGATGATCAGTACAGAAGTGTGTCTTTTAGAGTCTTCCTGAAAACACTGCAGTCCCCCAAACCTCCCAACATTGACGAGCTCTTCTACTGCATG GTGATCCAAGCCGCACTGAAGGGACTCCAGTGTTGTCTCTCAGGTGGGAAATGGAAATTTGTTGGAGAGGAGCTCGGGTCTGTGCTGGCTGCACTAAAG AGGCTCATGTTCCAGGGAACTCCAGGCGTGAGCGTCGAGTGGCCGACCGTGCTTTACCCGGCACCTCTTCCTCAGTATGAGGGTCTCTCTGCCCCAAAACCCGCTGAACTAGCAAAATCCTCTGAGCTACCATCAGATGCCCCTGTGTCAGGCAAAACCTCAGGA aataaaaagaggaaatcCAAAGGAAAGGGGAAGAAGACCAGCTCTGAGGAGAGCAGAGTGGACGATGGAGAGGAGGATATCCGGGACACAGTGCCTGCTCTTCAgaagggagggggaagagagggaggcagaggtgaGGGAGAGTCTTTGTCTAAACCATCTGGCCCGTCTTTCTACCCGTCCTGGAAAAGAGCCAGTTCGGACTCCGAGTTTTCCGACCCAGAAGGCAGTGCACAGAGCAAATTGAG acTTTACAACGGTCGTCTACGTCAGGGCGCTCTGCACTGCCTGCTAGCGGTAGTGAAAGGCGTGGAGAAGAGGACTCTGTACGGGTACTGGTCCTCCTTCATGCCAGACTCTCCTATTGGGGGGCCGCCGCCTCTCACTCTCGTAACAATCATACTAAAGGACCCTTCGCCCAAG gtgcgtgcgtgtgcgcttcAGGTGTTGTCGTCCATGCTGGACGGCTCGCGTCAGTTCCTGGCTGTGGCTGAAGATACGGCGTCGCCTCGTAAGTCCTACACCCCTTTCTCCTTCTTGCTGGCTGCCGCCGTCAGAGAACTGCACCGCTCCCTCACTCTGGCTCTGCTGGCCGAGACCTCGCCTCAGACCCTCACGCAGGTCATAAAG TGTCTGGCCTACCTGGTGGCGAACGCTCCCTACCACCGTCTCAGGCCTGGTCTGCTCAGCCCGCTCTGGAAGCAGATGCGTCCGTATGTGCGCAACAGAG atgtAAATGTCCGCGTGTCAGTCCTGACACTTTATGGCGCTCTGGTGACGACTCAAGCTCCTCTCCCAgaggtccagctcctcctccaacagccggagggcagcagcagcagcagcagcagcggcagtggCTCATTCACCCAACAGGACTCTGCTCTCAGCTGGAGACAACGAGACGGAATGTCTACGCCCCCCACGCCGGTCAAACCCTCCCTGCGCACCTCGCGCACACACTCCCCTCAGGTGGTTCGCACGCCGGAGGAGGCGGACAGCAGCGCTCCACCGTGGCTGCTGCAGCTCTGTCTGTCGCTGGTGACTCAGCCTAGAGAGGACCAATCAGACAGTGAGGGAGCGGGAACAGGTGCCGCTTTAGAGCCTTCCCCCGTCCGACTAGAAGCTCTACAg GTCATGTCCCACCTAGTACGTGGCTACTTCTCGCTAGCACAAGCAAGTCTGTGTGAGATTGGGCAGGTGAGCGCACGCTGCGTTCGGGAGACGGACCCCTCCATACAACTACACGGCACAAAG TTGCTAGAGGAGTTGGGCACAGGAATAATCCAGCAGTACAGAGCAGAGAACAATGAGGCCGTGAGGGTGCCCATGAGCCAA GTGGTGGTGTTTTGGTCGGACGTTTTGAGCGGCCCGCTGAACGGAGCGCTGCAGAGTGAGCAACATCCCACGCTGCAGACCAGCGCCTGCGACGCGCTCTCCTCAATCCTGCCGCAGGCCTTTGCGCAGCTGCCT GACAAGACCCAGCTGATGTGCGTCACCGTGCTACTGGGGTTGACCTACAGTGAGAACTATCTGGTGAAGACGGCAGCTGTCAGGGCTTTGGGAGTATACATACTGTTCCCCTGTCTCAGAGAG GATGTGATGTTCGTGGCTGATACGGCAAACACTATCCTCGCTGCCCTTGATGATCGGTCTCCAAACGTCCGTGCCAAAGCTGCCTGGTCGCTAGGCAACCTGACAGACACACTTATCGCTAATAT GGAGACTGTTGGTGTGGATTTCCAAGAAGAGTTATCAGACATGCTGCTTCTCAAGATGCTGCAGGCAGCCACCCGAGCATCAGCCGACAAAGACCGG GTAAAGTCTAATGCAGTGCGAGCAATCGGGAATCTGCTTCATTTCCTGCGTCAAAGTCAGCTGACCCGGTCTGCGTTCCAACGCCCGCTGGAGGATGCAGTTCTTGCACTGGTTAAAACCGTGCAATCAGAGGCCACTATGAAGGTCCGATGGAATGCCTGTTACGCCTTGGGGAATGCCTTCAGAAACCCGGCCCTGCCACTCG actccgcCCCGTGGTCCTGTGATgcgttctcctccctctgccacgTCGTTAGTTCCTGTAAGAACTTCAAGGTGCGAATCAAGTCAGCCGCGGCCTTGGCAATCCCTGCCAACCGCGGCTGCTACGGGGACCCGGAGCGCTTCATCTGCGTGTGGCGTTCCCTCGCTAAAGCGCTTGAGAATAGCGAAGACACAAACGACTTCTTCGAGTACCGCTACAGTGCCAGCCTGCGGCACACGCTCTCCCACGCTCTCCTGCACCTGCTCAGTGTCAGCCAGTCCCAGGACATGCCCTCCCTCGGGGCATCGCTggccggggaggaggggaggggcatCAAAGAGCATTTGATCCGATATCTCAGagcggaggaaggaggaggagagggggccgagggagagaaggagacagggGGGGACAGTTTTACGCCTCAACAGAGAGTAGGAGGTCTGCAGCGGACCCTAAACAGACTTAAGGAGTTAGAGGCcgaaggagaggggggaggagacgaggCGACAAGTAAAGAGATGGTGGTTCATTTCCTGGAGGATTTGTTAAAGACCTGTGAAGAGCTGTGA